The DNA region TATGTCGACGACCTGATCGAGGCCATGATCCGGACCATGAACACGCCGGACGATTTCACCGGCCCGATCAACATCGGCAATCCCCGCGAATTCACCATCCGCGAGCTCGCCGAGCAGGTGATCGCGCTGACGGGAGCGCGCAGCAGGCTGGTGTTCGAGCCGTTGCCGTCGGACGATCCGCGGCAGCGCCAGCCGGATATCTCGCTGGCGCGCGCGGTGCTCGGCTGGGAGCCGACCATTCAGCTCGGCGAGGGGCTGGAGCGGACGATCGACTATTTCCGCGGCCAGTTGCGGGCCGCGGCGGAATAGCGGATCAGGCCGCGATCCCGGCGGCGCCGGCGATCAGCTCGAACGATCGCAGCCGCTTCTGGTGATCGTAGACGTCCGACACCACCATCAGCTCGTCGGCGCCGGTCTCCGTAACAAGCGCATCGATGCCGGCGCGAACCGTCTCGGGCGAACCGACGATGGAGCGCGCGAGCATCCGCATCGCCTGGGCCTTTTCTTGCGGCGACCAGTAGGTCTCGATGTCGTCGATCGGCGGCTGGCTCAGGCCGCGCGCGCCGCGGAAGATATTCGCAAACGACATCTGCTGCGTCGTCGCCAACCGGCGCGCTTCGTCGTCGGTCTCGGCGGCGACGATGTTGACGCCGACCATCGTGGTGGGACGATCGAGCTGCTCCGAGGGCTTGAAGCGCGCGCGATAGATCTGCAGCGCCTGGATCAGCAGCTCGGGCGCGAAATGCGAGGCGAAGGCGTAGGGCAGCCCGAGCTCGGCGGCGAGCATCGCGCCGAAGTTGCTCGATCCGAGAATCCACAGCGGCACGTCGGTGCCGGCGGCCGGCACCGCCTGGATGCGCTGGTTGGGACCGGCCGCCGCCAGGAAGGCCTGCACCTCGAGCACGTCCTGCGGAAAATTCTCGGCCGCTTCGGGCGTGCGGCGGAGCGCGCGCAGCGTGAGCTGATCCGTCCCCGGCGCGCGGCCGAGCCCGAGGTCGATGCGATCCGGGAACAGCCGCGCCAGCGTGCCGAACTGTTCGGCGATGACATAGGGCGCATGGTTCGGCAGCATGATGCCGCCGGCGCCGACGCGGATGGTCTTGGTGCCGGCTGCGATATGCCCGATCACGACCGCCGTCGCGGCGCTGGCGATGCCGGCCATGTTGTGGTGCTCCGCCACCCAGATGCGGCGATAGCCGAGGCGCTCGGCATGAACGGCGACGTCGCGCGCATTGTAGAGCGCGCCGCGCGCATCGGTATCCTGGGTGACGCGGACGAGATCGAGGATGGAGAGTGCGGGCACGGGGGCTTCCGGATCGGGAGGGGCGAAGACGTCAGCCCGATATGGATACGCCCGTGGTTCGGCTCAATGGGCCGTGGTGCTCGGGGCCGCGTTCAGCGGCGCGCCGCCGGTCGAAATCGGACCCGATGGCTTGGGCGCCCGAATCGGCGGCCGTCGCGGCGGCCTCGGCGCGGCTTGCGCGACCGGCGCACGCGGCGGCTCGGCCGCAGCCGCAGCTGGCGGTGGTGCGGCAGCCGGAGCGGGGCCCTGCATCGCGTCGACCTTCGACGTCAGGGCCGCCAATTGGTCGACGATGGTCTTCAGCTGCTCCTGCTGGTCGGCCACTGACCGACTAAGCGCGCCGAGGTCGTCCTCGAGCTTCTGCTGCGAGGCGAGCAGGTCCGGCAACGCCTCCTTGTCGCCCGCGACCGCCTTGTCGCCGGACACCGTGTTGCCCAGAGCCGGCACCAGCGGCGCGATCTGGGGCCATGCATAGACGCCCCCGGCGCCGAGGAGGGCCAGAATCACGATCAGCAGGAACCACGGCCAGCGGCGGCGGCGGGCAGGAATCGGGCTTGACGGCGGATGGCCGTACCATGCCTGGTCGGAATCGTTGCTCACCCCTGCTTCCTAATCCGCTTCGGCAGCTGTTGCAATCGATGCCGAGTTTGACCAATTTGCGAGCATGTCCCCTTCGTCCGGAGCCCCATTGGCGCCCAAATCCAGCTCAAGCGCCACCTCCCAACTGCTCGAGGAACTCGTCGCGCAAGCACCGGATGGTCCCGTCGATCTCGAATGGCTGCTCAGCAACCTGGACAGGCGCTCGTTCGGCCTGCTCCTGCTGCTGCTTGGGCTCCTGGTGATCATTCCCGGCGTCGCCACGATCGCGACCGTTGCGCTGCTGTTTCCGGCGGTCGAGATGATGCTCGGCCGCAGCGCGCCGTGGTTTCCGCGCTTCGTGGCGAAGCGGCAGTTCGACTTCAAGCGCTTCAAGCGATTCACCGTCCTGGTCCGCCCGATGCTGCAGGCGATCGAGCGCATCAGCCGGCCGCGCTGGGACGCGCGCCGCGACATGATCGACCGCCTGGTCGGCCTCGTCGTCTTCCTGCTGGCGTTCTCGGCCGGCTGGCCGTTCCCCCTGATCAACGTCATTCCGGGCATGGTGGTGGTGCTGATCGCGATCGCCTATTTGCAGGAGGACGGCCTGCTGCTGGCAATCGGAATGGCGGCGGCGCTCCTCTGCCTGCTCGGACTCGGCTGGACACTCTGGGCATCGGCCGGCGCGGTGATGAGCTGGATGGGGCTGTGAGGGAATTGTTGCCGCGAAGCGACGTGCCGCATGGTACGATGCGCCGCAGATGGGTTCCGTGAATGAAGCAGTTGGAATGACCGAAATTCAGAGCGTGGCGCCGGGCAACGGCGCGGACCGCAAAATGCCCCCGGGTGTCGTCGTTGAAGGTCCGCTGGTCGACGCCAAGTTTCTCGATTCCTACATCGCGTTCCCGATTCTGGTCGTGGGCTCGATCGCGGCGCTGGTCTGGGCCTTCACGCAAGGCATCGGCTGGATCGAGATCTCCGTCTTCCTCGGCACGTTCGCGTTGAGCACGGCCGGCATCGGCTTCATGCATCGCTACTTCGTCCACCGCAGCTTCCGCTGCGGTCCTGTGATGCGGACGTTGCTCGCCATGAATGCCACCATGACGGTGCAGGGCTCGATCCTCAAATGGGTCTCCAATCACCGCCGGCACCATCTTCACGCCGACAGGCCCGGCGACGTCCACAGCCCGTACTATGACGGCGCCGGCAACGATCATCCGAGCTTCCTGAAGGGGATGATGCATGCGCATGGCGGCTGGGTGTGGGACCGGCAGACCACCGATCCCGCCTACTACGCCAGGGATATCCTGGCCGACCCGATCGCGATGTTCTTCACCAGGACCCGCTGGTACTGGGTCGCGGCGTCGGCGGTGCTGATTCCGGGCGCGATCGGCTACGCGCTCGGCGGCGTGCACGCGATGATCGGCTGCGTCCTGTTCTCCGGCCTGCTGCGCAGCTACCTCATGACCATGGCGACCTCGCTGGTCAACTCGGTCTGCCACAGCGACGGCCGCTACGGCTACCGCCGCTTCGAGACCAACGACGGCACGACCAACGAGCTGGTGACCACGTTCCTCACTTTCGGCGAGGGGCTGCACAACAACCATCACCGCTTTCCGCGC from Bradyrhizobium genosp. L includes:
- a CDS encoding LLM class flavin-dependent oxidoreductase → MPALSILDLVRVTQDTDARGALYNARDVAVHAERLGYRRIWVAEHHNMAGIASAATAVVIGHIAAGTKTIRVGAGGIMLPNHAPYVIAEQFGTLARLFPDRIDLGLGRAPGTDQLTLRALRRTPEAAENFPQDVLEVQAFLAAAGPNQRIQAVPAAGTDVPLWILGSSNFGAMLAAELGLPYAFASHFAPELLIQALQIYRARFKPSEQLDRPTTMVGVNIVAAETDDEARRLATTQQMSFANIFRGARGLSQPPIDDIETYWSPQEKAQAMRMLARSIVGSPETVRAGIDALVTETGADELMVVSDVYDHQKRLRSFELIAGAAGIAA
- a CDS encoding exopolysaccharide biosynthesis protein; the protein is MAPKSSSSATSQLLEELVAQAPDGPVDLEWLLSNLDRRSFGLLLLLLGLLVIIPGVATIATVALLFPAVEMMLGRSAPWFPRFVAKRQFDFKRFKRFTVLVRPMLQAIERISRPRWDARRDMIDRLVGLVVFLLAFSAGWPFPLINVIPGMVVVLIAIAYLQEDGLLLAIGMAAALLCLLGLGWTLWASAGAVMSWMGL
- a CDS encoding acyl-CoA desaturase; the protein is MTEIQSVAPGNGADRKMPPGVVVEGPLVDAKFLDSYIAFPILVVGSIAALVWAFTQGIGWIEISVFLGTFALSTAGIGFMHRYFVHRSFRCGPVMRTLLAMNATMTVQGSILKWVSNHRRHHLHADRPGDVHSPYYDGAGNDHPSFLKGMMHAHGGWVWDRQTTDPAYYARDILADPIAMFFTRTRWYWVAASAVLIPGAIGYALGGVHAMIGCVLFSGLLRSYLMTMATSLVNSVCHSDGRYGYRRFETNDGTTNELVTTFLTFGEGLHNNHHRFPRDAYLSRAWYEIDINGLIILALGKLGLVHDIFLSPVSATEAVAVEDPREAAADDLGPSGAR